One region of Kogia breviceps isolate mKogBre1 chromosome 17, mKogBre1 haplotype 1, whole genome shotgun sequence genomic DNA includes:
- the PUF60 gene encoding poly(U)-binding-splicing factor PUF60 isoform X4 gives MENGQSTAAKLGLPPLTPEQQEALQKAKKYAMEQSIKSVLVKQTIAHQQQQLTNLQMAAVTMGFGDPLSPLQSMAAQRQRALAIMCRVYVGSIYYELGEDTIRQAFAPFGPIKSIDMSWDSVTMKHKGFAFVEYEVPEAAQLALEQMNSVMLGGRNIKVGRPSNIGQAQPIIDQLAEEARAFNRIYVASVHQDLSDDDIKSVFEAFGKIKSCTLARDPTTGKHKGYGFIEYEKAQSSQDAVSSMNLFDLGGQYLRVGKAVTPPMPLLTPATPGGLPPAAAVAAAAATAKITAQEAVAGAAVLGTLATPGLVSPALTLAQPLGALPQAVMAAQAPGVITGVTPARPPIPVTIPSVGVVNPILASPPTLGLLEPKKEKEEEELFPESERPEMLSEQEHMSISGSSARHMVMQKLLRKQESTVMVLRNMVDPKDIDDDLEGEVTEECGKFGAVNRVIIYQEKQGEEEDAEIIVKIFVEFSVASETHKAIQALNGRWFAGRKVVAEVYDQERFDNSDLSA, from the exons ATGGAGAACGGGCAGAGCACAGCCGCAAAGCTGGGACTGCCTCCCCTGACGCCTGAGCAGCAAGAGGCCCTCCAGAAG GCCAAGAAGTACGCCATGGAGCAGAGCATCAAGAGCGTGCTGGTGAAGCAGACCATCgcccaccagcagcagcagctcacCAACCTGCAG ATGGCAGCAGTGACAATGGGCTTTGGAGATCCTCTCTCACCTTTGCAATCG ATGGCAGCTCAGCGGCAGCGGGCACTGGCCATCATGTGCCGGGTCTACGTGGGCTCCATCTACTACGAGCTGGGGGAGGACACCATTCGCCAGGCCTTTGCCCCCTTTGGGCCCATCAAGAGCATTGACATGTCCTGGGACTCTGTCACCATGAAGCACAAG GGCTTTGCATTTGTGGAGTACGAGGTCCCAGAGGCCGCCCAGCTGGCCTTGGAGCAGATGAACTCCGTGATGCTGGGAGGCAGGAACATCAAG gTGGGCAGACCCAGCAACATAGGGCAGGCCCAGCCCATCATAGACCAGCTGGCCGAGGAGGCGCGAGCCTTCAACCGCATCTACGTGGCTTCTGTGCACCAGGACCTCTCGGATGACGACATTAAGAGTGTGTTTGAGGCCTTCGGCAAGATCAAATCTTGCACGCTGGCTCGGGACCCCACGACTGGCAAGCACAAGGGCTACGGCTTCATTG AATATGAGAAGGCCCAGTCGTCCCAGGACGCCGTGTCTTCCATGAACCTTTTTGACCTGGGTGGCCAGTACTTGCGGGTGGGCAAGGCTGTCACACCCCCTATGCCCCTGCTTACACCTGCCACACCTGGAGGCCTCCCGCCTGCTGCTGCTGTGGCCGCAGCTGCAGCCACAGCCAAGATTACGGCTCAG GAAGCAGTGGCTGGAGCAGCGGTACTGGGTACTCTAGCCACACCTGGACTGGTGTCCCCTGCCCTGACTCTGGCCCAGCCCCTGGGGGCTCTACCCCAGGCTGTCATGGCTGCCCAGGCCCCGGGAGTTATCACAG GTGTGACCCCAGCCCGGCCTCCCATTCCGGTCACCATCCCCTCTGTGGGAGTGGTGAACCCCATCCTGGCCAGCCCTCCAACACTCGGTCTCCTGGAGcccaagaaagagaaggaggaggaggagctgtttCCTGAGTCTGAGCGGCCAGAGATGCTGAGTGAGCAGGAGCACATGAGCATCTCTGGCAGCAGCGCCCGCCACATGGTGATGCAGAAGCTCCTCCGCAAGCAGGAG TCCACAGTGATGGTTCTGCGCAACATGGTGGACCCCAAGGACATCGATGACGACCTGGAGGGGGAGGTGACCGAGGAGTGTGGCAAGTTTGGTGCTGTCAACCGTGTCATCATCTACCAGGAGAAGCAGGGCGAGGAGGAGGATGCAGAGATCATTGTCAAGATTTTTGTGGAGTTTTCCGTAGCCTCTGAGACTCACAAGGCCATCCAGGCCCTCAATGGGCGCTGGTTTGCTGGCCGCAAGGTGGTGGCTGAAGTGTATGACCAGGAGCGTTTTGATAACAGTGACCTCTCCGCGTGA
- the PUF60 gene encoding poly(U)-binding-splicing factor PUF60 isoform X6: MENGQSTAAKLGLPPLTPEQQEALQKAKKYAMEQSIKSVLVKQTIAHQQQQLTNLQMAAQRQRALAIMCRVYVGSIYYELGEDTIRQAFAPFGPIKSIDMSWDSVTMKHKGFAFVEYEVPEAAQLALEQMNSVMLGGRNIKVGRPSNIGQAQPIIDQLAEEARAFNRIYVASVHQDLSDDDIKSVFEAFGKIKSCTLARDPTTGKHKGYGFIEYEKAQSSQDAVSSMNLFDLGGQYLRVGKAVTPPMPLLTPATPGGLPPAAAVAAAAATAKITAQEAVAGAAVLGTLATPGLVSPALTLAQPLGALPQAVMAAQAPGVITGVTPARPPIPVTIPSVGVVNPILASPPTLGLLEPKKEKEEEELFPESERPEMLSEQEHMSISGSSARHMVMQKLLRKQESTVMVLRNMVDPKDIDDDLEGEVTEECGKFGAVNRVIIYQEKQGEEEDAEIIVKIFVEFSVASETHKAIQALNGRWFAGRKVVAEVYDQERFDNSDLSA, from the exons ATGGAGAACGGGCAGAGCACAGCCGCAAAGCTGGGACTGCCTCCCCTGACGCCTGAGCAGCAAGAGGCCCTCCAGAAG GCCAAGAAGTACGCCATGGAGCAGAGCATCAAGAGCGTGCTGGTGAAGCAGACCATCgcccaccagcagcagcagctcacCAACCTGCAG ATGGCAGCTCAGCGGCAGCGGGCACTGGCCATCATGTGCCGGGTCTACGTGGGCTCCATCTACTACGAGCTGGGGGAGGACACCATTCGCCAGGCCTTTGCCCCCTTTGGGCCCATCAAGAGCATTGACATGTCCTGGGACTCTGTCACCATGAAGCACAAG GGCTTTGCATTTGTGGAGTACGAGGTCCCAGAGGCCGCCCAGCTGGCCTTGGAGCAGATGAACTCCGTGATGCTGGGAGGCAGGAACATCAAG gTGGGCAGACCCAGCAACATAGGGCAGGCCCAGCCCATCATAGACCAGCTGGCCGAGGAGGCGCGAGCCTTCAACCGCATCTACGTGGCTTCTGTGCACCAGGACCTCTCGGATGACGACATTAAGAGTGTGTTTGAGGCCTTCGGCAAGATCAAATCTTGCACGCTGGCTCGGGACCCCACGACTGGCAAGCACAAGGGCTACGGCTTCATTG AATATGAGAAGGCCCAGTCGTCCCAGGACGCCGTGTCTTCCATGAACCTTTTTGACCTGGGTGGCCAGTACTTGCGGGTGGGCAAGGCTGTCACACCCCCTATGCCCCTGCTTACACCTGCCACACCTGGAGGCCTCCCGCCTGCTGCTGCTGTGGCCGCAGCTGCAGCCACAGCCAAGATTACGGCTCAG GAAGCAGTGGCTGGAGCAGCGGTACTGGGTACTCTAGCCACACCTGGACTGGTGTCCCCTGCCCTGACTCTGGCCCAGCCCCTGGGGGCTCTACCCCAGGCTGTCATGGCTGCCCAGGCCCCGGGAGTTATCACAG GTGTGACCCCAGCCCGGCCTCCCATTCCGGTCACCATCCCCTCTGTGGGAGTGGTGAACCCCATCCTGGCCAGCCCTCCAACACTCGGTCTCCTGGAGcccaagaaagagaaggaggaggaggagctgtttCCTGAGTCTGAGCGGCCAGAGATGCTGAGTGAGCAGGAGCACATGAGCATCTCTGGCAGCAGCGCCCGCCACATGGTGATGCAGAAGCTCCTCCGCAAGCAGGAG TCCACAGTGATGGTTCTGCGCAACATGGTGGACCCCAAGGACATCGATGACGACCTGGAGGGGGAGGTGACCGAGGAGTGTGGCAAGTTTGGTGCTGTCAACCGTGTCATCATCTACCAGGAGAAGCAGGGCGAGGAGGAGGATGCAGAGATCATTGTCAAGATTTTTGTGGAGTTTTCCGTAGCCTCTGAGACTCACAAGGCCATCCAGGCCCTCAATGGGCGCTGGTTTGCTGGCCGCAAGGTGGTGGCTGAAGTGTATGACCAGGAGCGTTTTGATAACAGTGACCTCTCCGCGTGA
- the PUF60 gene encoding poly(U)-binding-splicing factor PUF60 isoform X5 codes for MATATIALGTDSIKMENGQSTAAKLGLPPLTPEQQEALQKAKKYAMEQSIKSVLVKQTIAHQQQQLTNLQMAAQRQRALAIMCRVYVGSIYYELGEDTIRQAFAPFGPIKSIDMSWDSVTMKHKGFAFVEYEVPEAAQLALEQMNSVMLGGRNIKVGRPSNIGQAQPIIDQLAEEARAFNRIYVASVHQDLSDDDIKSVFEAFGKIKSCTLARDPTTGKHKGYGFIEYEKAQSSQDAVSSMNLFDLGGQYLRVGKAVTPPMPLLTPATPGGLPPAAAVAAAAATAKITAQEAVAGAAVLGTLATPGLVSPALTLAQPLGALPQAVMAAQAPGVITGVTPARPPIPVTIPSVGVVNPILASPPTLGLLEPKKEKEEEELFPESERPEMLSEQEHMSISGSSARHMVMQKLLRKQESTVMVLRNMVDPKDIDDDLEGEVTEECGKFGAVNRVIIYQEKQGEEEDAEIIVKIFVEFSVASETHKAIQALNGRWFAGRKVVAEVYDQERFDNSDLSA; via the exons GGGACAGACTCCATCAAGATGGAGAACGGGCAGAGCACAGCCGCAAAGCTGGGACTGCCTCCCCTGACGCCTGAGCAGCAAGAGGCCCTCCAGAAG GCCAAGAAGTACGCCATGGAGCAGAGCATCAAGAGCGTGCTGGTGAAGCAGACCATCgcccaccagcagcagcagctcacCAACCTGCAG ATGGCAGCTCAGCGGCAGCGGGCACTGGCCATCATGTGCCGGGTCTACGTGGGCTCCATCTACTACGAGCTGGGGGAGGACACCATTCGCCAGGCCTTTGCCCCCTTTGGGCCCATCAAGAGCATTGACATGTCCTGGGACTCTGTCACCATGAAGCACAAG GGCTTTGCATTTGTGGAGTACGAGGTCCCAGAGGCCGCCCAGCTGGCCTTGGAGCAGATGAACTCCGTGATGCTGGGAGGCAGGAACATCAAG gTGGGCAGACCCAGCAACATAGGGCAGGCCCAGCCCATCATAGACCAGCTGGCCGAGGAGGCGCGAGCCTTCAACCGCATCTACGTGGCTTCTGTGCACCAGGACCTCTCGGATGACGACATTAAGAGTGTGTTTGAGGCCTTCGGCAAGATCAAATCTTGCACGCTGGCTCGGGACCCCACGACTGGCAAGCACAAGGGCTACGGCTTCATTG AATATGAGAAGGCCCAGTCGTCCCAGGACGCCGTGTCTTCCATGAACCTTTTTGACCTGGGTGGCCAGTACTTGCGGGTGGGCAAGGCTGTCACACCCCCTATGCCCCTGCTTACACCTGCCACACCTGGAGGCCTCCCGCCTGCTGCTGCTGTGGCCGCAGCTGCAGCCACAGCCAAGATTACGGCTCAG GAAGCAGTGGCTGGAGCAGCGGTACTGGGTACTCTAGCCACACCTGGACTGGTGTCCCCTGCCCTGACTCTGGCCCAGCCCCTGGGGGCTCTACCCCAGGCTGTCATGGCTGCCCAGGCCCCGGGAGTTATCACAG GTGTGACCCCAGCCCGGCCTCCCATTCCGGTCACCATCCCCTCTGTGGGAGTGGTGAACCCCATCCTGGCCAGCCCTCCAACACTCGGTCTCCTGGAGcccaagaaagagaaggaggaggaggagctgtttCCTGAGTCTGAGCGGCCAGAGATGCTGAGTGAGCAGGAGCACATGAGCATCTCTGGCAGCAGCGCCCGCCACATGGTGATGCAGAAGCTCCTCCGCAAGCAGGAG TCCACAGTGATGGTTCTGCGCAACATGGTGGACCCCAAGGACATCGATGACGACCTGGAGGGGGAGGTGACCGAGGAGTGTGGCAAGTTTGGTGCTGTCAACCGTGTCATCATCTACCAGGAGAAGCAGGGCGAGGAGGAGGATGCAGAGATCATTGTCAAGATTTTTGTGGAGTTTTCCGTAGCCTCTGAGACTCACAAGGCCATCCAGGCCCTCAATGGGCGCTGGTTTGCTGGCCGCAAGGTGGTGGCTGAAGTGTATGACCAGGAGCGTTTTGATAACAGTGACCTCTCCGCGTGA
- the PUF60 gene encoding poly(U)-binding-splicing factor PUF60 isoform X3, translating into MATATIALGTDSIKMENGQSTAAKLGLPPLTPEQQEALQKAKKYAMEQSIKSVLVKQTIAHQQQQLTNLQMAAVTMGFGDPLSPLQSMAAQRQRALAIMCRVYVGSIYYELGEDTIRQAFAPFGPIKSIDMSWDSVTMKHKGFAFVEYEVPEAAQLALEQMNSVMLGGRNIKVGRPSNIGQAQPIIDQLAEEARAFNRIYVASVHQDLSDDDIKSVFEAFGKIKSCTLARDPTTGKHKGYGFIEYEKAQSSQDAVSSMNLFDLGGQYLRVGKAVTPPMPLLTPATPGGLPPAAAVAAAAATAKITAQEAVAGAAVLGTLATPGLVSPALTLAQPLGALPQAVMAAQAPGVITGVTPARPPIPVTIPSVGVVNPILASPPTLGLLEPKKEKEEEELFPESERPEMLSEQEHMSISGSSARHMVMQKLLRKQESTVMVLRNMVDPKDIDDDLEGEVTEECGKFGAVNRVIIYQEKQGEEEDAEIIVKIFVEFSVASETHKAIQALNGRWFAGRKVVAEVYDQERFDNSDLSA; encoded by the exons GGGACAGACTCCATCAAGATGGAGAACGGGCAGAGCACAGCCGCAAAGCTGGGACTGCCTCCCCTGACGCCTGAGCAGCAAGAGGCCCTCCAGAAG GCCAAGAAGTACGCCATGGAGCAGAGCATCAAGAGCGTGCTGGTGAAGCAGACCATCgcccaccagcagcagcagctcacCAACCTGCAG ATGGCAGCAGTGACAATGGGCTTTGGAGATCCTCTCTCACCTTTGCAATCG ATGGCAGCTCAGCGGCAGCGGGCACTGGCCATCATGTGCCGGGTCTACGTGGGCTCCATCTACTACGAGCTGGGGGAGGACACCATTCGCCAGGCCTTTGCCCCCTTTGGGCCCATCAAGAGCATTGACATGTCCTGGGACTCTGTCACCATGAAGCACAAG GGCTTTGCATTTGTGGAGTACGAGGTCCCAGAGGCCGCCCAGCTGGCCTTGGAGCAGATGAACTCCGTGATGCTGGGAGGCAGGAACATCAAG gTGGGCAGACCCAGCAACATAGGGCAGGCCCAGCCCATCATAGACCAGCTGGCCGAGGAGGCGCGAGCCTTCAACCGCATCTACGTGGCTTCTGTGCACCAGGACCTCTCGGATGACGACATTAAGAGTGTGTTTGAGGCCTTCGGCAAGATCAAATCTTGCACGCTGGCTCGGGACCCCACGACTGGCAAGCACAAGGGCTACGGCTTCATTG AATATGAGAAGGCCCAGTCGTCCCAGGACGCCGTGTCTTCCATGAACCTTTTTGACCTGGGTGGCCAGTACTTGCGGGTGGGCAAGGCTGTCACACCCCCTATGCCCCTGCTTACACCTGCCACACCTGGAGGCCTCCCGCCTGCTGCTGCTGTGGCCGCAGCTGCAGCCACAGCCAAGATTACGGCTCAG GAAGCAGTGGCTGGAGCAGCGGTACTGGGTACTCTAGCCACACCTGGACTGGTGTCCCCTGCCCTGACTCTGGCCCAGCCCCTGGGGGCTCTACCCCAGGCTGTCATGGCTGCCCAGGCCCCGGGAGTTATCACAG GTGTGACCCCAGCCCGGCCTCCCATTCCGGTCACCATCCCCTCTGTGGGAGTGGTGAACCCCATCCTGGCCAGCCCTCCAACACTCGGTCTCCTGGAGcccaagaaagagaaggaggaggaggagctgtttCCTGAGTCTGAGCGGCCAGAGATGCTGAGTGAGCAGGAGCACATGAGCATCTCTGGCAGCAGCGCCCGCCACATGGTGATGCAGAAGCTCCTCCGCAAGCAGGAG TCCACAGTGATGGTTCTGCGCAACATGGTGGACCCCAAGGACATCGATGACGACCTGGAGGGGGAGGTGACCGAGGAGTGTGGCAAGTTTGGTGCTGTCAACCGTGTCATCATCTACCAGGAGAAGCAGGGCGAGGAGGAGGATGCAGAGATCATTGTCAAGATTTTTGTGGAGTTTTCCGTAGCCTCTGAGACTCACAAGGCCATCCAGGCCCTCAATGGGCGCTGGTTTGCTGGCCGCAAGGTGGTGGCTGAAGTGTATGACCAGGAGCGTTTTGATAACAGTGACCTCTCCGCGTGA
- the PUF60 gene encoding poly(U)-binding-splicing factor PUF60 isoform X2, which produces MATATIALQVNGQQGGGSEPAAAAAAAAGDKWKPSQGTDSIKMENGQSTAAKLGLPPLTPEQQEALQKAKKYAMEQSIKSVLVKQTIAHQQQQLTNLQMAAQRQRALAIMCRVYVGSIYYELGEDTIRQAFAPFGPIKSIDMSWDSVTMKHKGFAFVEYEVPEAAQLALEQMNSVMLGGRNIKVGRPSNIGQAQPIIDQLAEEARAFNRIYVASVHQDLSDDDIKSVFEAFGKIKSCTLARDPTTGKHKGYGFIEYEKAQSSQDAVSSMNLFDLGGQYLRVGKAVTPPMPLLTPATPGGLPPAAAVAAAAATAKITAQEAVAGAAVLGTLATPGLVSPALTLAQPLGALPQAVMAAQAPGVITGVTPARPPIPVTIPSVGVVNPILASPPTLGLLEPKKEKEEEELFPESERPEMLSEQEHMSISGSSARHMVMQKLLRKQESTVMVLRNMVDPKDIDDDLEGEVTEECGKFGAVNRVIIYQEKQGEEEDAEIIVKIFVEFSVASETHKAIQALNGRWFAGRKVVAEVYDQERFDNSDLSA; this is translated from the exons GGGACAGACTCCATCAAGATGGAGAACGGGCAGAGCACAGCCGCAAAGCTGGGACTGCCTCCCCTGACGCCTGAGCAGCAAGAGGCCCTCCAGAAG GCCAAGAAGTACGCCATGGAGCAGAGCATCAAGAGCGTGCTGGTGAAGCAGACCATCgcccaccagcagcagcagctcacCAACCTGCAG ATGGCAGCTCAGCGGCAGCGGGCACTGGCCATCATGTGCCGGGTCTACGTGGGCTCCATCTACTACGAGCTGGGGGAGGACACCATTCGCCAGGCCTTTGCCCCCTTTGGGCCCATCAAGAGCATTGACATGTCCTGGGACTCTGTCACCATGAAGCACAAG GGCTTTGCATTTGTGGAGTACGAGGTCCCAGAGGCCGCCCAGCTGGCCTTGGAGCAGATGAACTCCGTGATGCTGGGAGGCAGGAACATCAAG gTGGGCAGACCCAGCAACATAGGGCAGGCCCAGCCCATCATAGACCAGCTGGCCGAGGAGGCGCGAGCCTTCAACCGCATCTACGTGGCTTCTGTGCACCAGGACCTCTCGGATGACGACATTAAGAGTGTGTTTGAGGCCTTCGGCAAGATCAAATCTTGCACGCTGGCTCGGGACCCCACGACTGGCAAGCACAAGGGCTACGGCTTCATTG AATATGAGAAGGCCCAGTCGTCCCAGGACGCCGTGTCTTCCATGAACCTTTTTGACCTGGGTGGCCAGTACTTGCGGGTGGGCAAGGCTGTCACACCCCCTATGCCCCTGCTTACACCTGCCACACCTGGAGGCCTCCCGCCTGCTGCTGCTGTGGCCGCAGCTGCAGCCACAGCCAAGATTACGGCTCAG GAAGCAGTGGCTGGAGCAGCGGTACTGGGTACTCTAGCCACACCTGGACTGGTGTCCCCTGCCCTGACTCTGGCCCAGCCCCTGGGGGCTCTACCCCAGGCTGTCATGGCTGCCCAGGCCCCGGGAGTTATCACAG GTGTGACCCCAGCCCGGCCTCCCATTCCGGTCACCATCCCCTCTGTGGGAGTGGTGAACCCCATCCTGGCCAGCCCTCCAACACTCGGTCTCCTGGAGcccaagaaagagaaggaggaggaggagctgtttCCTGAGTCTGAGCGGCCAGAGATGCTGAGTGAGCAGGAGCACATGAGCATCTCTGGCAGCAGCGCCCGCCACATGGTGATGCAGAAGCTCCTCCGCAAGCAGGAG TCCACAGTGATGGTTCTGCGCAACATGGTGGACCCCAAGGACATCGATGACGACCTGGAGGGGGAGGTGACCGAGGAGTGTGGCAAGTTTGGTGCTGTCAACCGTGTCATCATCTACCAGGAGAAGCAGGGCGAGGAGGAGGATGCAGAGATCATTGTCAAGATTTTTGTGGAGTTTTCCGTAGCCTCTGAGACTCACAAGGCCATCCAGGCCCTCAATGGGCGCTGGTTTGCTGGCCGCAAGGTGGTGGCTGAAGTGTATGACCAGGAGCGTTTTGATAACAGTGACCTCTCCGCGTGA
- the PUF60 gene encoding poly(U)-binding-splicing factor PUF60 isoform X1, which yields MATATIALQVNGQQGGGSEPAAAAAAAAGDKWKPSQGTDSIKMENGQSTAAKLGLPPLTPEQQEALQKAKKYAMEQSIKSVLVKQTIAHQQQQLTNLQMAAVTMGFGDPLSPLQSMAAQRQRALAIMCRVYVGSIYYELGEDTIRQAFAPFGPIKSIDMSWDSVTMKHKGFAFVEYEVPEAAQLALEQMNSVMLGGRNIKVGRPSNIGQAQPIIDQLAEEARAFNRIYVASVHQDLSDDDIKSVFEAFGKIKSCTLARDPTTGKHKGYGFIEYEKAQSSQDAVSSMNLFDLGGQYLRVGKAVTPPMPLLTPATPGGLPPAAAVAAAAATAKITAQEAVAGAAVLGTLATPGLVSPALTLAQPLGALPQAVMAAQAPGVITGVTPARPPIPVTIPSVGVVNPILASPPTLGLLEPKKEKEEEELFPESERPEMLSEQEHMSISGSSARHMVMQKLLRKQESTVMVLRNMVDPKDIDDDLEGEVTEECGKFGAVNRVIIYQEKQGEEEDAEIIVKIFVEFSVASETHKAIQALNGRWFAGRKVVAEVYDQERFDNSDLSA from the exons GGGACAGACTCCATCAAGATGGAGAACGGGCAGAGCACAGCCGCAAAGCTGGGACTGCCTCCCCTGACGCCTGAGCAGCAAGAGGCCCTCCAGAAG GCCAAGAAGTACGCCATGGAGCAGAGCATCAAGAGCGTGCTGGTGAAGCAGACCATCgcccaccagcagcagcagctcacCAACCTGCAG ATGGCAGCAGTGACAATGGGCTTTGGAGATCCTCTCTCACCTTTGCAATCG ATGGCAGCTCAGCGGCAGCGGGCACTGGCCATCATGTGCCGGGTCTACGTGGGCTCCATCTACTACGAGCTGGGGGAGGACACCATTCGCCAGGCCTTTGCCCCCTTTGGGCCCATCAAGAGCATTGACATGTCCTGGGACTCTGTCACCATGAAGCACAAG GGCTTTGCATTTGTGGAGTACGAGGTCCCAGAGGCCGCCCAGCTGGCCTTGGAGCAGATGAACTCCGTGATGCTGGGAGGCAGGAACATCAAG gTGGGCAGACCCAGCAACATAGGGCAGGCCCAGCCCATCATAGACCAGCTGGCCGAGGAGGCGCGAGCCTTCAACCGCATCTACGTGGCTTCTGTGCACCAGGACCTCTCGGATGACGACATTAAGAGTGTGTTTGAGGCCTTCGGCAAGATCAAATCTTGCACGCTGGCTCGGGACCCCACGACTGGCAAGCACAAGGGCTACGGCTTCATTG AATATGAGAAGGCCCAGTCGTCCCAGGACGCCGTGTCTTCCATGAACCTTTTTGACCTGGGTGGCCAGTACTTGCGGGTGGGCAAGGCTGTCACACCCCCTATGCCCCTGCTTACACCTGCCACACCTGGAGGCCTCCCGCCTGCTGCTGCTGTGGCCGCAGCTGCAGCCACAGCCAAGATTACGGCTCAG GAAGCAGTGGCTGGAGCAGCGGTACTGGGTACTCTAGCCACACCTGGACTGGTGTCCCCTGCCCTGACTCTGGCCCAGCCCCTGGGGGCTCTACCCCAGGCTGTCATGGCTGCCCAGGCCCCGGGAGTTATCACAG GTGTGACCCCAGCCCGGCCTCCCATTCCGGTCACCATCCCCTCTGTGGGAGTGGTGAACCCCATCCTGGCCAGCCCTCCAACACTCGGTCTCCTGGAGcccaagaaagagaaggaggaggaggagctgtttCCTGAGTCTGAGCGGCCAGAGATGCTGAGTGAGCAGGAGCACATGAGCATCTCTGGCAGCAGCGCCCGCCACATGGTGATGCAGAAGCTCCTCCGCAAGCAGGAG TCCACAGTGATGGTTCTGCGCAACATGGTGGACCCCAAGGACATCGATGACGACCTGGAGGGGGAGGTGACCGAGGAGTGTGGCAAGTTTGGTGCTGTCAACCGTGTCATCATCTACCAGGAGAAGCAGGGCGAGGAGGAGGATGCAGAGATCATTGTCAAGATTTTTGTGGAGTTTTCCGTAGCCTCTGAGACTCACAAGGCCATCCAGGCCCTCAATGGGCGCTGGTTTGCTGGCCGCAAGGTGGTGGCTGAAGTGTATGACCAGGAGCGTTTTGATAACAGTGACCTCTCCGCGTGA